In one window of Fodinibius salicampi DNA:
- a CDS encoding endonuclease/exonuclease/phosphatase family protein: MMRALFLMVFSLLMSWTIAPAQDTLTVMSYNIYHGEQAYQAGKSNIQEVADLIRKVKPDLVALQEVDEMTGRLASLNEGERFSLVDSLAALTGMEGYFGKAIDYDGGGYGEGLLSKKSLTPQTVMLPIPKGGEKRTLLFTETRTKSGQPFIFAGTHLCHQYEENRIAQVRAINKYFLDTEVPVIIGGDFNFTPDTRTHRLMQDWWADTSLQFQKIPNLTFPSKKPDRRIDYLFLSRNANWEILYVKTIDVDYSDHLPVVARVVVHP; this comes from the coding sequence ATGATGAGAGCCTTATTCCTGATGGTATTTTCCCTGCTAATGTCGTGGACGATAGCCCCGGCACAAGATACCCTAACCGTCATGTCCTACAATATCTATCACGGAGAACAGGCTTATCAGGCAGGGAAAAGTAATATTCAGGAGGTCGCTGATTTGATTCGGAAAGTGAAGCCCGATTTAGTAGCCCTGCAGGAAGTGGATGAGATGACCGGACGGCTCGCATCGCTAAACGAGGGAGAGCGATTTAGCCTGGTAGATAGCCTGGCGGCACTTACCGGTATGGAAGGGTATTTCGGAAAGGCTATCGATTATGACGGTGGTGGGTATGGAGAGGGATTGTTATCAAAAAAATCATTAACACCACAAACAGTGATGCTACCCATTCCCAAAGGAGGAGAAAAACGGACACTGTTATTTACAGAAACACGTACAAAATCAGGGCAGCCGTTTATTTTTGCGGGAACGCATCTCTGTCATCAATACGAGGAAAATCGCATAGCCCAGGTACGAGCAATTAATAAATACTTTTTGGATACTGAGGTACCGGTTATAATTGGTGGGGATTTCAATTTTACGCCGGATACCCGTACACATAGGCTCATGCAGGATTGGTGGGCCGATACTAGCTTACAGTTCCAGAAAATTCCTAATCTAACCTTTCCTTCTAAAAAACCAGACAGAAGAATTGATTACTTATTTTTATCCAGAAATGCCAATTGGGAAATATTGTATGTTAAAACGATAGATGTAGATTATTCCGATCATTTGCCGGTCGTAGCCAGGGTTGTTGTTCATCCTTGA
- a CDS encoding alpha/beta hydrolase, giving the protein MKKITLLALFILGISQFVHSQDIIQQAPEGFDEEQVSIERGTVDTVVYNSETVGTEREAIIYTPPGFTESKKYPVLYLLHGIGGDQYAWLKNGNANVVLDNLYADGKIEPMIVVMPNGRAMKDDRATGDIFAPDKVKAFATFEQDLLNNLVPFIEEKYPVYTDSEHRALAGLSMGGGQSLNFGLGNLNTFDWVGGFSSAPNTSEPEQLLSDPQQAKEKLKVLWISCGDEDGLMRISKRTHQYLEEHDVPHIFYVEPGGHDFEVWKNDLYIFSQLLFKPVDRSIFNK; this is encoded by the coding sequence ATGAAAAAGATCACTTTATTAGCACTCTTTATTTTGGGAATCAGCCAGTTTGTCCATTCACAAGATATAATCCAACAAGCACCAGAGGGTTTTGATGAAGAGCAGGTAAGCATAGAACGCGGAACCGTCGACACAGTAGTCTATAATTCAGAAACAGTCGGTACGGAACGCGAGGCCATTATCTATACCCCGCCAGGATTTACTGAAAGCAAAAAATATCCAGTTTTATATTTGCTGCACGGCATTGGCGGAGATCAATATGCATGGCTCAAAAATGGGAATGCGAATGTGGTGCTAGATAACCTGTACGCTGATGGAAAAATAGAACCGATGATTGTGGTAATGCCAAATGGCCGGGCCATGAAAGATGATCGTGCCACCGGTGATATATTCGCCCCGGATAAAGTGAAAGCTTTTGCCACATTCGAACAAGATTTACTCAATAATCTGGTCCCGTTCATTGAAGAAAAATACCCGGTATATACGGATAGCGAGCATCGGGCACTGGCCGGCCTGTCAATGGGCGGTGGACAATCACTGAATTTTGGGCTCGGAAACCTCAACACTTTTGACTGGGTGGGTGGATTCTCCTCAGCACCGAATACGAGTGAGCCGGAACAGCTGCTATCGGATCCGCAACAAGCAAAAGAAAAATTAAAGGTGCTCTGGATCTCATGTGGCGATGAGGACGGGTTGATGCGGATCAGCAAGCGCACCCACCAATACCTGGAAGAGCATGATGTGCCACATATTTTTTACGTAGAGCCCGGTGGTCATGATTTTGAGGTTTGGAAAAATGACCTTTACATCTTTTCACAGCTGCTGTTCAAACCGGTGGATAGGTCTATCTTCAATAAATGA
- the fucP gene encoding L-fucose:H+ symporter permease: MSEAKQSSNKSGGLKAPLLPFILITSLFFMWGLANNLTDTLLAAFKRIMSLSDFQTSWIQIAFYGAYFCLALPAAVFIKRFTYKSGVLLGLGMYVLGALLFYPASIAMQYGLFLGALYVLAGGLAVLETSCNPYIIAMGDPSTGTRRLNLAQSFNPIGSISGVIISKFYILSQLDMAGAEERAAMSAEQLQTVQQAELDAVMGPYVGLGLLLFFLWIVIASIKMPKASTESTTVDLWPALKRLSKNRKYVMGVVAQFFYVGAQICVWSFTIRYVMDELNVAESAASNYYIAALVIFTFFRFVNTYLMKYLKPTNLLMGSALAGSFFTFIVIAGSGYVGVIALVAISASMSLMFPTIFGLASEGLGEDTKIGSSGLIMAIGGGAALPALQGLLSDATGSIHISYWIPLVCFLVVALYGLLNKKYDLKETASK; this comes from the coding sequence ATGTCAGAAGCTAAGCAATCGTCAAATAAGTCAGGAGGCCTAAAAGCGCCTCTACTTCCATTTATCCTGATTACTAGTCTCTTTTTTATGTGGGGACTGGCCAACAATCTTACTGATACCTTATTGGCAGCCTTTAAGCGAATTATGAGTCTGTCCGATTTCCAGACCTCCTGGATACAGATTGCTTTTTATGGAGCCTATTTCTGCCTGGCATTACCGGCGGCAGTCTTTATCAAGCGATTTACCTACAAGTCAGGTGTCTTATTGGGGCTCGGGATGTACGTGCTCGGTGCCCTCCTGTTTTACCCTGCCAGCATAGCCATGCAGTACGGGCTTTTTCTGGGAGCGCTTTATGTACTGGCCGGGGGACTTGCGGTGCTGGAAACGTCCTGTAATCCGTACATTATCGCAATGGGTGACCCTTCGACGGGGACCCGAAGGTTAAACCTGGCGCAGTCTTTTAATCCCATCGGTTCCATCTCCGGAGTCATTATCAGTAAGTTCTATATCCTTTCTCAATTGGATATGGCCGGGGCCGAAGAGCGGGCGGCAATGTCTGCCGAACAGCTTCAAACAGTGCAGCAGGCCGAGCTGGATGCGGTTATGGGTCCCTATGTAGGACTTGGGCTTCTGTTATTCTTTCTTTGGATTGTTATCGCCTCGATAAAGATGCCCAAAGCCTCTACCGAATCCACTACGGTTGACTTATGGCCTGCCCTCAAGCGATTGAGTAAAAACAGAAAATATGTAATGGGTGTGGTTGCTCAGTTTTTTTATGTGGGGGCACAGATTTGTGTCTGGTCTTTTACCATTCGGTATGTGATGGATGAGCTGAATGTTGCCGAGTCAGCGGCTTCCAATTATTATATTGCGGCCTTGGTGATATTTACCTTTTTCCGTTTTGTAAACACGTACCTGATGAAATATCTCAAGCCTACTAACTTGCTTATGGGATCGGCCCTCGCGGGGAGCTTTTTTACTTTTATTGTTATTGCGGGAAGTGGTTATGTAGGTGTTATAGCCCTGGTAGCCATTTCCGCCAGTATGTCCCTCATGTTTCCAACCATCTTTGGATTGGCCTCTGAGGGACTGGGCGAAGATACAAAGATCGGTAGTTCTGGACTTATTATGGCAATAGGCGGAGGAGCTGCGCTTCCGGCCCTGCAGGGCTTGCTTTCAGATGCTACCGGGAGCATCCACATTTCTTACTGGATTCCATTGGTTTGTTTCCTGGTGGTTGCATTATATGGTTTGCTCAATAAGAAATATGACTTGAAAGAAACAGCAAGTAAGTAG
- a CDS encoding L-rhamnose mutarotase, producing MSRQFKRYCKTMELEDDAGLIEKYKEVHAKENVWPEISQGMKEVGILDMEIYILGNRLFMIMDTVVDFDHEEAMEELAGKPRQQEWEAYVSSFQQTDEDATADEKWQLMERIYKLDQENEYAPEEGQIKECP from the coding sequence ATGAGTCGTCAATTTAAGCGTTACTGCAAAACAATGGAGCTCGAAGACGATGCCGGGTTAATAGAAAAGTATAAAGAAGTGCATGCAAAGGAGAATGTTTGGCCGGAAATATCCCAGGGGATGAAGGAAGTGGGAATCCTGGATATGGAGATTTATATTTTGGGTAATCGACTGTTCATGATTATGGATACTGTTGTGGATTTTGATCATGAAGAGGCAATGGAAGAACTTGCCGGGAAACCGCGACAACAGGAATGGGAAGCCTATGTTTCTTCCTTTCAGCAGACAGATGAGGATGCTACCGCTGATGAAAAATGGCAGCTGATGGAACGTATCTATAAGCTAGATCAGGAAAATGAGTATGCGCCTGAAGAGGGGCAGATAAAAGAGTGTCCCTAG
- a CDS encoding alpha-L-fucosidase, with protein sequence MEIKNNQKLVVLILCGFITFVGCTKTSNKDRQSAKVDYKSNWESLSQYNPEPEWFRDAKFGIYFHWGMYSVPAYDSEWYPRNMYIKEHAAYKHHVDTYGSPLEFEYADFAPDFKAEKFNAEEWAKLFKQAGAQYAGPVAEHHDGFSMWDSEYTEWDVVDKGPKRDITGELAKAIRGEGMKFVTTFHHARNNLWKPEGEGWTGHYEYVKKDFPSLLENEENAFLYGYMSREKFLELWSNKLKEVIDKYQPDLMWFDSWLHEIPDSVKTDYLAYYFNKAHEWNEDVVVTYKQEDLPSDVGVKDFEKGRAGEKLEQAFLTDDTISKGSWSYTEGLTIKSTSVVLHSLIDIVSKNGQLLLNISPKADGSIPENQKQVLWEIGDWLDVNGEAIYGTRPWEIYGEGPTKLKKGPFEGFTDAGEYTWEDIRYTQKGSSIYAILLGWPGANQQVELKAFARDSLKQPPSVSNISVLGSDEDIKWNLTDDQLEVQTPSRISNPKAVVFKVTTRNGSI encoded by the coding sequence ATGGAAATTAAAAACAACCAAAAGTTAGTTGTTCTGATTCTTTGTGGTTTTATAACCTTTGTAGGTTGTACCAAAACTTCAAACAAGGATCGGCAATCTGCCAAAGTGGATTATAAGTCAAATTGGGAATCCCTAAGCCAGTATAACCCCGAACCGGAATGGTTCCGGGATGCTAAATTTGGGATCTATTTTCACTGGGGGATGTATTCAGTTCCTGCCTACGACAGCGAATGGTATCCCCGGAATATGTATATCAAAGAACATGCGGCCTATAAACATCACGTTGATACTTATGGTTCGCCACTTGAGTTTGAGTACGCTGATTTTGCTCCTGACTTTAAGGCTGAGAAATTTAATGCCGAGGAATGGGCTAAACTCTTCAAGCAGGCTGGTGCGCAATATGCTGGTCCGGTGGCAGAACACCATGATGGCTTTTCTATGTGGGACAGCGAGTACACGGAATGGGACGTAGTAGATAAAGGTCCCAAGCGTGATATTACCGGTGAACTGGCAAAGGCTATTCGTGGAGAGGGAATGAAGTTTGTTACTACCTTTCACCATGCTCGTAATAATCTATGGAAGCCCGAAGGGGAAGGCTGGACGGGGCATTACGAATATGTGAAGAAGGATTTTCCATCCCTCTTGGAGAATGAGGAAAATGCCTTTTTATATGGATATATGTCCCGCGAAAAGTTTTTGGAGCTTTGGAGTAATAAGTTGAAAGAAGTCATTGACAAATATCAGCCGGACCTGATGTGGTTTGATTCTTGGCTGCATGAGATTCCTGACAGTGTCAAGACCGATTACTTAGCGTATTACTTCAATAAGGCTCATGAATGGAATGAAGATGTCGTTGTAACGTATAAACAGGAAGATTTGCCTTCCGATGTAGGAGTAAAGGATTTTGAAAAAGGTAGAGCTGGCGAAAAGCTTGAACAGGCCTTTTTAACTGATGATACGATTAGCAAGGGCAGTTGGTCTTATACCGAAGGATTAACAATAAAGAGCACTTCCGTTGTACTGCATTCCCTGATTGATATTGTAAGTAAAAATGGACAACTGTTGTTGAATATTTCTCCCAAAGCAGATGGTAGTATTCCTGAAAATCAAAAGCAAGTACTTTGGGAAATAGGAGATTGGTTGGACGTGAATGGCGAAGCGATATATGGTACACGCCCTTGGGAGATTTATGGAGAAGGACCTACTAAATTGAAGAAGGGACCCTTCGAAGGTTTTACTGATGCAGGAGAGTATACATGGGAGGATATCCGGTATACCCAAAAAGGAAGTTCAATATATGCCATATTGCTGGGTTGGCCCGGAGCTAATCAGCAGGTAGAACTGAAAGCATTTGCCCGTGATAGTCTTAAGCAGCCGCCGTCAGTTTCTAATATTTCGGTACTCGGTAGTGATGAAGATATAAAATGGAATTTGACTGATGACCAATTGGAAGTGCAGACTCCTTCAAGAATATCTAACCCAAAGGCAGTTGTTTTTAAAGTAACCACTCGAAACGGATCCATATAA